The Aggregatilinea lenta genome includes a region encoding these proteins:
- a CDS encoding type 1 glutamine amidotransferase domain-containing protein, whose product MAKALNGKKVAILVANGFEQAELTEPKRALEDAGAQVTIVSPEHDQVKGWIHPDWGDMFKVDLQIERADASDFDALVLPGGVQNPDHLRRLEAVQHFVRAFFEAGKPVAAICHAAWTLIDAGVVEGRTLTSYHSLQTDLRNAGAHWVDQEVVVDNGLVTSRDPDDLPAFNRKLLEEIAEGRHARQATLTSSPRS is encoded by the coding sequence ATGGCTAAGGCTCTGAACGGCAAGAAAGTTGCGATTCTGGTTGCAAACGGCTTCGAGCAAGCCGAGCTTACCGAGCCGAAGCGCGCTCTGGAAGACGCGGGCGCGCAGGTGACGATCGTTTCGCCGGAACACGATCAGGTGAAGGGCTGGATACACCCCGATTGGGGTGACATGTTCAAGGTCGACCTTCAGATCGAACGCGCCGACGCCAGCGATTTCGATGCGCTGGTGCTGCCCGGCGGCGTACAGAATCCCGACCATCTGCGCCGCCTGGAGGCGGTCCAACATTTCGTGCGCGCGTTTTTCGAGGCGGGGAAACCGGTCGCCGCGATCTGCCATGCGGCCTGGACGCTCATTGACGCGGGCGTGGTCGAAGGCCGCACGCTGACCTCGTACCACTCGCTCCAGACCGATCTGCGGAATGCCGGGGCGCACTGGGTGGATCAGGAAGTCGTGGTCGATAACGGCTTGGTGACGAGCCGCGATCCTGACGATCTACCCGCCTTTAACCGCAAGCTGCTCGAGGAGATCGCCGAAGGCCGGCACGCGCGCCAGGCGACCCTGACCAGCAGCCCGCGTAGCTAG
- a CDS encoding response regulator, protein MTQTAPIRVLIVDDHDMVRSGLEVFLETFEDLLLVGQASNGEEAVRLCVDLQPDVVLMDLVMPGMDGVAATRNILGVCPTVKIIALTSFKEKDLVHDALQAGAISYLLKNVSIDDLSNAIRSANLGRSTLAPEATQALIEAVTRPPGLGFDLTDREQEVLRLMTDGMSNREIASRLMISHSTVKNHVSNIFSKLGVTSRTEAVALAVQNKLVN, encoded by the coding sequence ATGACCCAGACGGCGCCGATACGCGTGCTGATTGTTGACGACCACGACATGGTGCGGAGTGGCCTGGAAGTATTTTTGGAAACCTTCGAGGATCTGCTCCTGGTAGGTCAGGCATCCAACGGTGAAGAAGCGGTGCGCTTATGCGTGGACCTTCAGCCCGATGTGGTGCTGATGGACCTGGTGATGCCTGGTATGGATGGCGTAGCGGCGACTCGAAATATTCTGGGCGTGTGCCCGACTGTCAAGATTATTGCGCTGACGAGCTTCAAGGAAAAAGACCTTGTGCACGATGCGCTTCAGGCGGGGGCGATCAGCTATCTGCTGAAGAACGTGTCCATCGACGACCTGTCGAACGCCATCCGCAGCGCCAATCTGGGCCGTTCGACGCTAGCGCCGGAGGCGACCCAGGCACTAATCGAGGCCGTGACCCGTCCGCCGGGGCTGGGCTTTGACCTGACCGACCGCGAGCAGGAAGTGTTGCGCCTGATGACCGACGGCATGAGCAACCGCGAGATCGCCAGCCGCCTGATGATCAGCCATTCGACAGTCAAGAACCACGTCAGCAATATCTTTTCCAAGCTGGGGGTGACCAGCCGCACCGAAGCGGTGGCGCTGGCCGTGCAAAACAAGTTGGTCAACTGA
- a CDS encoding sensor histidine kinase — MPQLLVLADEESDLHRLRDRFASQYRFAVMGSDLSVVDDIDLYVVGSPVLSHYAPMLREAKQTFAPLFLPVLVVTAEAGEWEKLADFLDEIVDAVLLMPPDQELIGLSIRGLLTQRNLARKLVEQTQALSRINLALESTSDAISISDQNGTSIYQNQSFSDLYGFDIDDLVVRGVEQTMFTDPADAESVAHSLGRGDAWQGEVDLRRKDGQRIPTFVRINPIYDASGKNVGDIYVYTDIRDRRRAEDAEQEQRVFADALHDTAAALTSTLDLEIVLDRILHNILRVVPHDASSIMLMKDGTASVVRSQGYQALGVDQKMLESANLNVDEVAGLHWMADTGQPLIISDAYTYAGWFGKTGIPWLRAYLGAPIVLQGVTLGFLNINSIERGAFDVAQAARLQLFAEQAAIAIQNAQMHEKTLILAGIQERQRVARELHDGVNQLLFSASMIAESLLYTSDRGPESTQKRLARLHHLTRGALIQMRMLLAELRPEELIEARLSDLVRQMVAAVESRAFLQVDLTVDGDYRLPAAVQIAYYYIALELLNNVVSHAHATQLTVQLETTLQSARLVVTDDGKGFNPDRIAASQGGISTINERVGEIGATLDIDSQPGMGTQVTILWGLAERNVTHDPDGADTRADC; from the coding sequence ATGCCCCAACTGCTCGTGCTCGCTGACGAAGAAAGCGATCTGCATCGCCTTCGTGATCGATTTGCGTCACAGTACCGTTTCGCGGTGATGGGATCCGATCTGTCGGTAGTGGACGATATCGATCTCTACGTGGTTGGGTCGCCCGTACTGTCCCACTATGCGCCGATGCTGCGGGAAGCCAAGCAGACATTCGCGCCGCTGTTTCTGCCGGTGCTGGTCGTCACCGCGGAGGCCGGGGAGTGGGAGAAACTGGCCGACTTCCTGGACGAAATCGTGGATGCCGTGTTGTTGATGCCGCCCGATCAGGAACTCATCGGCCTGAGCATTCGCGGCCTCTTGACCCAACGCAACCTCGCTCGCAAGCTGGTAGAGCAAACCCAGGCGCTCTCGCGCATCAACCTCGCGCTCGAATCCACCAGCGACGCCATCAGCATCAGCGACCAGAATGGGACGTCCATCTATCAAAATCAGTCGTTTTCAGACCTGTACGGGTTCGACATCGACGACCTGGTGGTGCGCGGCGTCGAGCAGACGATGTTTACCGATCCCGCTGACGCCGAGTCGGTAGCGCATTCATTGGGGCGTGGTGATGCGTGGCAAGGGGAGGTCGATCTGCGCCGTAAAGACGGGCAGCGGATTCCAACGTTTGTGCGCATCAACCCGATCTATGATGCCAGCGGCAAGAACGTCGGCGATATCTACGTCTATACCGATATCCGCGACCGGCGGCGCGCCGAGGACGCCGAACAGGAGCAGCGTGTGTTCGCGGATGCGCTGCACGACACGGCTGCCGCGCTGACCAGCACGCTCGATCTGGAGATCGTGCTGGACCGCATCCTGCATAACATCCTGCGGGTGGTGCCGCACGATGCGTCCAGCATCATGCTGATGAAGGACGGCACAGCATCGGTGGTGCGAAGCCAGGGCTACCAGGCTCTGGGGGTCGACCAGAAAATGCTGGAATCGGCCAACCTGAACGTGGACGAGGTAGCGGGACTGCACTGGATGGCCGATACGGGCCAGCCCCTGATTATCTCCGACGCGTACACCTATGCGGGCTGGTTTGGCAAGACCGGTATCCCCTGGCTGCGAGCGTATCTGGGGGCCCCAATCGTGCTCCAGGGTGTGACCCTGGGCTTTTTGAACATCAACAGCATCGAGCGTGGGGCGTTTGACGTGGCGCAGGCGGCCCGGCTGCAATTGTTTGCCGAGCAGGCGGCTATCGCCATTCAAAATGCGCAGATGCACGAAAAAACGCTGATCCTGGCCGGGATTCAAGAGCGGCAGCGCGTGGCGCGTGAGCTGCATGACGGGGTAAACCAACTGTTGTTCTCCGCGAGCATGATCGCCGAGTCGCTGTTGTACACATCCGATCGCGGGCCGGAAAGCACCCAGAAGCGCCTGGCGCGCCTGCACCACTTGACACGCGGTGCGCTGATCCAGATGCGCATGCTGCTGGCCGAGCTGCGTCCAGAGGAGCTGATCGAGGCCCGACTGAGCGACCTTGTGCGCCAGATGGTGGCTGCGGTGGAAAGCCGGGCGTTCCTTCAGGTGGACCTCACTGTCGATGGCGACTATCGCCTGCCCGCCGCTGTTCAGATCGCCTACTACTACATCGCGCTCGAGCTGTTGAACAACGTGGTCAGCCATGCGCACGCCACCCAACTGACGGTGCAGCTAGAGACCACCCTGCAGTCGGCGCGGCTGGTCGTCACAGACGATGGCAAAGGCTTCAACCCGGATCGGATTGCCGCATCCCAGGGCGGAATTAGTACAATCAACGAGAGAGTCGGTGAAATTGGTGCGACGCTCGATATTGATAGTCAACCTGGCATGGGAACTCAAGTGACGATATTGTGGGGTCTAGCCGAAAGGAACGTAACTCATGACCCAGACGGCGCCGATACGCGTGCTGATTGTTGA
- a CDS encoding NAD(P)/FAD-dependent oxidoreductase: MGIPYVILGGGVAAGYAAQEFVEQGIEPDDLCIVTADERLPYDRPPLSKSYMAGKKSREDILINPEKFYADNGVDVRLKTRIRAVDLGSRRLYDEDGRDIEFDQLLIATGSSVRTLDVPGGDLTGVHYLRSNADADGIVDDAKNGQRAVVVGGGYIGMEVAATLTGRGVEVTLVYDGKRLLERLFTPEMSAFFEQYYTERGVKLIAGQKAKAFEGDERVERVKLGSGQTLEADFVVVGVGVTPATGLFGGSELHMQDGGIVVNKYLQTNLPGIYAAGDVAMYYDVLYQKHRRIEHWDNAMQQGKHAAQIMHGSHGEYMHLPYFFSDIFDLSWEFWGDTDNADEIVYRGDLDSGEFSVWWLNGWTIVAAFVMNRPDDERDRAAEWIRMHQRVNPDLLANADVSPAKVTQLRV; this comes from the coding sequence ATGGGCATACCGTACGTAATTTTGGGCGGCGGTGTAGCGGCTGGCTACGCCGCCCAGGAGTTTGTCGAGCAGGGCATCGAGCCGGATGATCTGTGCATCGTCACCGCCGACGAGCGCCTGCCGTATGACCGTCCGCCACTGTCCAAAAGCTACATGGCGGGCAAAAAATCTCGCGAAGACATCCTTATTAATCCCGAAAAGTTCTATGCCGACAACGGCGTGGACGTGCGCCTCAAGACGCGCATCCGCGCGGTCGATCTCGGCAGCCGCCGCCTGTACGACGAAGACGGGCGCGACATCGAGTTCGACCAGTTGCTAATTGCGACCGGATCGAGCGTGCGTACGCTCGATGTGCCGGGTGGCGATCTGACAGGCGTGCACTATCTGCGCTCTAACGCCGACGCGGACGGCATTGTGGACGACGCGAAAAACGGCCAGCGCGCCGTGGTGGTCGGCGGCGGCTACATTGGCATGGAAGTCGCGGCGACCCTGACCGGGCGCGGCGTCGAGGTCACGCTGGTGTACGACGGCAAACGCCTGTTGGAGCGGCTGTTCACGCCTGAAATGTCCGCCTTCTTCGAGCAGTACTATACCGAGCGCGGCGTAAAGCTGATCGCCGGGCAGAAGGCGAAAGCCTTCGAGGGTGACGAGCGAGTGGAGCGCGTGAAGCTCGGCTCTGGCCAGACGCTGGAGGCCGATTTTGTCGTGGTCGGGGTGGGCGTCACGCCCGCCACCGGGCTGTTCGGTGGCTCGGAGTTGCACATGCAGGACGGCGGGATCGTGGTCAACAAGTATCTGCAAACCAATCTGCCGGGCATCTATGCGGCGGGCGACGTGGCGATGTATTACGACGTGCTCTACCAGAAGCATCGCCGCATCGAGCACTGGGACAACGCCATGCAGCAGGGTAAGCACGCGGCCCAGATCATGCACGGCTCGCACGGCGAGTATATGCACCTGCCTTATTTCTTTTCGGACATTTTTGACCTGTCGTGGGAGTTCTGGGGCGACACCGACAACGCCGACGAAATTGTCTACCGCGGCGACCTCGACAGCGGCGAGTTCAGCGTATGGTGGCTGAACGGCTGGACGATCGTCGCGGCGTTCGTGATGAACCGTCCCGACGACGAACGCGACCGCGCAGCGGAATGGATCCGTATGCACCAGCGCGTGAATCCCGACCTGCTGGCGAACGCGGATGTTTCTCCGGCGAAGGTTACCCAGCTCCGGGTGTGA